TACCAGGGTTTGCTCTGAAGCCCCACTACTCACAGAGGCTTCGTACCACTTTGCAAGCGCATCACCGATGCCTGCCACCAGCGTCCGCTGTGGAGCCGTCTGAATGATGTCATAGTCCAATACCAGCAAATCAGGACAACGTGGCAATCCAACATCGTAAAGGAACGCTCCCTGGTCAGAATACACATTCGATAGGGCAGTCCAAGCAGCACAGGTAGCCGCCGAAGTGGGCACTGTTATCACAGGCAACTGACAACGATGGGCCACTAGTTTTGCTGCATCTAGGGCTTTGCCACCCCCTACACCAATGATGACGTCAGCACAATGATCAACCACAGCTTGCTGAATTCTGGTCAAGGCTGTTTCACTACACTGAGCACCATAACTGACACAGACAGTTCTATCTCTGTATAGGGACACCAGAGGCTCCAAAAACGGCTGAATGGCCGCCAATGTACGATCGCCCCCTACAATCAGTGGACAGTTGCCAAGCTTGGCTATCTCTGGGACTGCTTCAGCCAGCAAACCCCTCACTACTCGTTGAGGTGCGATCGTCATCGCCACCCTGTCAGTCACAGTTGCCATCTGGTATCACTCGCTAGGTATCTGAGCAGTTAGCCTCAGTTAGTCATGGCTCTAGAGGCTAAATTGTACAAATCCTAGTCTCATTGTAGCCACTGTTTTTAGTTGAAAATCTAGCTATGTCTAGGCGCTAGTCGGCATAGCAACCGCTCTCATGACTGAACTTCCAAAAATGATCCTAGATAAGGTAATGATTTCCTGGGAAGGGCGTGGGGACATTTCCATAAGGGGAGCCAGCCCCCTTGACCCCCACTTACTGATTACTACTCTTCCAAATACTCTAGATGCCAGACATGTAAATGAGCAAACTATCCGATGCTTGAGATAGGCCAATGAAGCTATCGGGACTTGGTTAACGCTGTCACCCGTGACGCATTGTCAATGACACCTTCACCCTCCATACTGGGGATAGGTGGTTTTAACTCTACTTTGAGGACGTTCTTAGCGTTGATGAACACAGTTTCCGCAGATAACTTGATGATCCACCAGTCATCTTGAAGGAATCGGCGAACCTCACGGCGAACATCTTGTCCCTGACCGTAGACTAACCCGCCAATGATGAAGGACTCTGTCTGACCGTTTATAAAATGGAAGGTAAGTTGAGTATAGGCTACCGTTGTGGAATCTTCGTCGTCGTACATAAGTTGTTCAGAAGTTGTTCAAATTAAGCCGTTCAGTTAGTGGTAGACCGGTTGACTTGGATGATAGCGCTGGATGCTTCGTGCGCATAGTAGTGTCTAACCCAACCATCCTAACCCAACCATCATAGTTTACCTTGTTATCGTTAGTCATCATCAGCAAGTCATTAGTAAGCATAGTGTATGGAATGGCAAGAATTGGCAGGCAATTGGGCATTGGTGCCACGACGACATGTGGGTATTATTCACTTCCTGGGTGGAGCATTTGTGGCGACAGCGCCTCAAGTCACCTATCGGCGGCTGCTAGAGAAGCTCAGCGACCGTGGCTATATCGTCATTGCCACTCCATTCGTCAACACCTTGGATCACCGCACTATCGCCCAAGAGGTGTTGACCAGCTTTGAGCGCACAATGGATAGGCTCGATCGACGGGGAGCCTTGCGCCGTCGCTATTTACCCATCTATGGCCTTGGTCACAGCCTAGGCTGTAAGCTACACTTGCTGATTGGCAGTCTATTTTCTGTAGAGCGAGCAGGCAATATTCTGATCGCCACGAATAACTATGCTTTTAATGATGCAATTCCAATGGTCAGTCAGCTTGACCTACCTGTGGAATTTACACCTACTCCTCGTGAAACAGAGCACATCATTAACCAGAGTTACCACGTGAAACGGAATTTGCTAGTGCAGTTTACCGATGACACGATCGATCAAAGCGCTGCTATTTACAAAATTCTGCACCGTCGATTTGCTGATATGGTTACCCTGCGCAGATTGCGCGGCAACCACCTCACGCCACTAGGCGCTGAGTTGACATGGCAGCCTGGAACAGCCTTTTCGCCCCTGGATGCCCTCGGTCAGTGGTTCAACCAAGTGGTCTATCAAGAGTTGACCCAACTCCAACAAGAGATTCTGCAGTGGCTAAATCCGTTGATGGTCATGGAAGATTGACAACAAAGCAACATGATGGAATGTACGGTGCTAGTGCTGTTACTTCAGAGAAATAGTAAAGATATTGAAGAAGATGTGAGTGATTGCTAAAAGTTCTACAAGCTTGGGAATAATAACGTGTGATCTGAACGTGTGTGCTATGAAGTGAACTAAGGCACACCTACTGCCATGCGATCGTGAACGATGGGATCGTTAGCTGCTGCCCGGTTTGTACACTCAGGCACATTGCATACTGAATATACTGAACGTACAGTACTTAAGTTACAGTACTTAGCTTAGTTACAGTACTTAGTGGTATAACTCGTCTGAACTTGATACGATAAAGCTGTTGGCTGTGAAAAGCACCTGATGATTAATTGATTACTGTCTAAGACTCACCCAGCATTGGTGGTGCTCACCATCGTTTGGAGCTATTTGCATGAGTGCTGTTTCCCCAAGCGACTACGAAGATTTAGGTATTGCGATGCAACAGACTGATGCATTGCCTGTTGTCAACGCAGTAAATCGCATCCTGGCAAAAGCCTTGAGTGAGGGTGCTGATGAAGTACACATTGAGCCACAGC
This genomic window from Cyanobacteriota bacterium contains:
- a CDS encoding DUF1350 family protein, translating into MEWQELAGNWALVPRRHVGIIHFLGGAFVATAPQVTYRRLLEKLSDRGYIVIATPFVNTLDHRTIAQEVLTSFERTMDRLDRRGALRRRYLPIYGLGHSLGCKLHLLIGSLFSVERAGNILIATNNYAFNDAIPMVSQLDLPVEFTPTPRETEHIINQSYHVKRNLLVQFTDDTIDQSAAIYKILHRRFADMVTLRRLRGNHLTPLGAELTWQPGTAFSPLDALGQWFNQVVYQELTQLQQEILQWLNPLMVMED
- a CDS encoding iron-containing alcohol dehydrogenase, with product MATVTDRVAMTIAPQRVVRGLLAEAVPEIAKLGNCPLIVGGDRTLAAIQPFLEPLVSLYRDRTVCVSYGAQCSETALTRIQQAVVDHCADVIIGVGGGKALDAAKLVAHRCQLPVITVPTSAATCAAWTALSNVYSDQGAFLYDVGLPRCPDLLVLDYDIIQTAPQRTLVAGIGDALAKWYEASVSSGASEQTLVIAAVQQARVLRDLLLQRSAEALATPGSAIWREVVDA